A window of Metabacillus sp. B2-18 contains these coding sequences:
- a CDS encoding murein hydrolase activator EnvC family protein, whose translation MNRKLMTFSLAAVLGTSTLLLPNHHLGFAQTLQEKKQEIEKKQSDVSSDLGQKESEISELKDKEAKLDEEIKKIDTQFAETNGKIREQEASIEESRKQIEELKVKIEEVKARIAERNKLLEDRARTLQESGGVISYLDVLLGAQSFGDFVGRVNAVTTIVEADREIIKAHEADKQTLEQAEADLNKKLVELENALTQLETLKQQLAGQKKKKEELMAQVQEQHDEAIHEMHELEDEAAFLEEQKTAIEAEEKRQREAAAAEAKRKAEAAAAKKSSSSPSSSNNSSSSQKPAVSSGSFTWPASGSFTSGYGYRIHPVTGGKKLHSGIDIANSADVPIVASAGGTVIRANYSSSYGNVVYISHKINGQVYTTVYAHMEQFYVKSGQSVSKGQQIGIMGNTGRSTGQHLHFEIHKGPWNGSSSSVNPLDYLP comes from the coding sequence ATGAATCGAAAACTAATGACGTTTAGCTTGGCTGCTGTTTTAGGGACAAGCACTTTATTACTACCTAATCACCACCTTGGCTTCGCTCAAACGTTACAGGAAAAGAAGCAAGAAATTGAGAAGAAACAATCAGATGTATCTTCTGATCTTGGTCAAAAGGAAAGTGAAATCTCAGAGCTTAAAGATAAAGAAGCGAAATTAGATGAAGAGATTAAAAAAATAGACACGCAATTTGCTGAAACGAACGGAAAAATTCGTGAACAAGAAGCAAGTATCGAAGAATCTAGAAAGCAAATTGAAGAATTAAAAGTAAAAATTGAAGAAGTGAAAGCTCGTATTGCTGAGCGTAATAAGCTTTTAGAAGATCGTGCTCGTACTCTACAAGAATCTGGCGGTGTGATTAGTTATTTAGATGTGCTTCTAGGGGCTCAAAGCTTTGGAGATTTTGTTGGTCGTGTTAATGCGGTCACAACAATTGTAGAAGCTGATCGTGAAATTATTAAAGCACATGAAGCAGATAAGCAAACGTTAGAGCAAGCAGAGGCAGATCTAAATAAGAAATTAGTAGAACTTGAAAATGCCCTAACACAATTAGAAACTCTTAAACAGCAGTTAGCTGGTCAAAAGAAGAAAAAAGAAGAGTTAATGGCACAAGTTCAAGAGCAGCATGATGAAGCCATTCATGAAATGCATGAGTTAGAAGATGAAGCAGCATTTTTAGAAGAGCAAAAAACAGCAATCGAAGCTGAAGAAAAGCGTCAGCGTGAAGCAGCAGCTGCGGAAGCAAAACGAAAAGCTGAGGCAGCAGCAGCTAAGAAATCTAGCTCAAGTCCTTCAAGCTCAAACAATAGTTCATCTTCACAAAAACCTGCTGTTTCAAGTGGGAGCTTTACGTGGCCTGCATCTGGATCCTTCACATCAGGATATGGCTACCGCATTCACCCTGTAACAGGTGGTAAGAAGCTGCACTCTGGTATTGATATTGCTAACAGTGCTGATGTTCCGATTGTGGCTTCAGCAGGAGGTACAGTAATACGTGCCAACTACTCAAGCAGTTACGGAAATGTAGTATACATTTCTCATAAAATTAATGGACAAGTTTACACAACTGTTTATGCTCACATGGAACAATTCTATGTTAAATCAGGACAATCTGTTTCCAAAGGTCAGCAAATTGGCATCATGGGAAATACAGGTCGTTCAACAGGACAGCATTTACACTTTGAAATTCATAAAGGACCATGGAACGGATCTTCAAGCTCTGTTAATCCATTGGACTATTTACCATAA
- the ftsE gene encoding cell division ATP-binding protein FtsE, with protein sequence MIEMSEVYKTYPNGVLAVNGIDIMINQGEFVYVVGPSGAGKSTFIKMMYREEKPSSGKIIINGMDLSKLKENKVPLLRRNIGVVFQDFKLLPKLTVFENVAFALEVIGENPKNIKKRVLDVLDLVQLKHKARFFPNELSGGEQQRVSIARSIVNNPAVMIADEPTGNLDPDTSWEIMHLFEEINDRGTTIVMATHNKEIVNTLKKRVIAIEDGKIVRDEARGEYGIYD encoded by the coding sequence ATGATAGAAATGTCAGAAGTATATAAAACGTATCCAAATGGTGTGTTAGCCGTTAACGGAATCGATATAATGATCAACCAAGGTGAGTTTGTTTATGTTGTTGGACCAAGTGGTGCAGGTAAATCAACATTTATTAAAATGATGTACCGTGAGGAAAAGCCTTCAAGTGGAAAAATCATCATTAACGGAATGGATTTATCTAAGCTTAAGGAAAACAAGGTCCCTTTATTAAGACGTAATATCGGCGTCGTTTTCCAGGATTTTAAACTTTTACCGAAGCTAACAGTCTTTGAAAATGTAGCATTTGCATTAGAAGTTATTGGTGAAAACCCTAAAAATATTAAAAAGAGAGTACTAGATGTACTAGACTTAGTTCAACTGAAACACAAAGCGAGATTTTTCCCAAATGAATTATCAGGTGGGGAGCAGCAGCGTGTATCGATTGCGCGTTCCATTGTGAACAATCCGGCAGTAATGATTGCCGATGAGCCGACGGGTAACCTTGACCCTGACACATCATGGGAAATCATGCACTTGTTTGAAGAAATCAATGATCGTGGAACAACGATTGTGATGGCTACACATAACAAAGAAATCGTGAACACGTTAAAAAAGCGTGTCATCGCAATCGAGGATGGAAAGATTGTGCGTGACGAAGCAAGAGGGGAGTATGGTATTTATGACTAA
- the ftsX gene encoding permease-like cell division protein FtsX: MTNSLGRHIRESLKSLARNTWMTFASISAVTVTLILVGTFLVIMMNLNHVASNLEKDVEIRVLIDVTADEAAQNALKSNIEKIEQVDTVVFSPKEKELENLVESLGEEGKSFQLFEQNNPLNDVFIVKAKDPNDTSALAEKITKLDNASKVRYGQDQVEKLFDVISISRNIGIGLIIGLIFTAMFLISNTIKITIVARRHEIEIMRLVGATNGFIRWPFFLEGLFLGVFGAVIPIILIGVVYKSLYTWAIPKLQGSFVELLPSSPFLFQISALLLFIGALIGIWGSLMSVRKFLKV; the protein is encoded by the coding sequence ATGACTAATTCTCTTGGCCGTCATATTCGTGAAAGCTTAAAGAGTTTAGCAAGAAATACATGGATGACATTTGCATCGATCAGTGCGGTGACTGTGACGCTGATCTTAGTCGGAACATTCCTAGTCATCATGATGAATCTTAACCATGTTGCATCTAATCTTGAAAAAGATGTTGAGATTCGTGTATTGATCGATGTAACAGCAGATGAAGCAGCGCAAAATGCTCTTAAAAGTAATATAGAAAAAATAGAACAAGTGGATACCGTTGTTTTCTCTCCTAAAGAAAAAGAGCTAGAAAATCTTGTTGAAAGCTTAGGAGAAGAAGGAAAGTCATTCCAGCTTTTTGAACAAAATAACCCGTTAAATGACGTGTTTATTGTAAAAGCAAAGGATCCAAATGATACGAGTGCTTTAGCCGAGAAGATTACGAAATTGGATAATGCCTCTAAGGTAAGATACGGTCAAGATCAAGTTGAAAAATTATTTGATGTCATTTCGATCTCTCGTAATATTGGAATTGGCTTAATCATCGGACTAATCTTTACTGCCATGTTCTTAATTTCTAATACGATTAAAATTACAATCGTTGCTCGTCGACATGAAATTGAGATTATGAGACTTGTAGGGGCAACTAACGGATTTATTCGTTGGCCATTCTTCCTTGAAGGTTTATTCCTAGGTGTTTTTGGTGCAGTGATTCCGATTATTTTAATTGGCGTTGTTTATAAATCTCTGTACACATGGGCGATTCCTAAGCTTCAAGGATCATTTGTTGAGTTATTACCGTCAAGTCCATTCCTTTTCCAAATATCAGCTCTTCTATTGTTCATCGGTGCGTTAATTGGAATTTGGGGAAGTTTAATGTCTGTTCGTAAGTTTTTAAAAGTGTAA
- a CDS encoding HD-GYP domain-containing protein has protein sequence MNIYHDTSSINPLLVTLSKFRWVLYIISGFILFTADKAPYGRFVVVLLMLVMILLGLIYKNLIVLLMQSGLVSLARYLLAPDSIPYIDSYFLVWVYYFIVGAAISVLVSSYIRQQKVNVELAASFSRLLDSRDPYTAMHSENVAYYAKIIAEELGLSEQKVKSVYLGGLLHDIGKISIPEAVLNKKEKLTAEEYNTIKDHPSVGYHTLKNLSTYKNTGILDIILHHHERYDGKGYPNGLKGEEIPYLARIAAVADAFDAMTTSRVYRGKKNVKAALDEIKKSKGTQFDPAIADAFITYVEKNKHHLIKKKH, from the coding sequence ATGAATATATACCATGATACCTCTTCTATAAACCCATTATTGGTAACGCTCTCTAAATTTAGATGGGTTCTTTATATTATCAGCGGCTTTATCCTTTTCACAGCTGATAAAGCCCCTTATGGTCGATTTGTCGTTGTTTTGTTAATGCTAGTGATGATTCTGCTCGGCTTAATATATAAAAATCTGATTGTTTTACTCATGCAAAGTGGACTTGTTTCTTTAGCGAGGTATCTCTTAGCGCCTGATAGTATCCCTTATATTGACTCTTATTTTTTAGTGTGGGTTTACTATTTTATCGTCGGGGCAGCCATTTCCGTTCTAGTATCAAGCTACATCCGTCAACAAAAGGTTAATGTTGAATTAGCCGCGTCCTTTTCAAGATTACTGGACTCAAGAGATCCGTACACTGCTATGCATTCAGAGAATGTTGCTTACTATGCCAAAATAATCGCAGAGGAATTAGGCTTATCCGAACAAAAAGTAAAAAGTGTTTATCTTGGTGGTTTACTGCATGATATCGGAAAAATCTCAATCCCAGAAGCCGTTCTAAATAAAAAAGAGAAGCTAACAGCAGAAGAATACAACACAATAAAAGATCATCCGAGCGTCGGGTACCATACACTAAAAAACCTATCAACCTATAAAAATACAGGCATTTTAGATATCATTTTACACCATCATGAAAGATATGACGGAAAAGGATATCCTAATGGTTTAAAAGGTGAAGAAATTCCGTATCTAGCCCGAATTGCCGCAGTTGCCGACGCATTTGATGCGATGACAACGAGCAGAGTGTACCGAGGGAAGAAAAATGTTAAAGCAGCACTAGACGAAATAAAGAAAAGCAAAGGAACACAGTTTGATCCAGCCATTGCTGATGCCTTTATTACATATGTTGAAAAAAATAAACATCACCTCATTAAAAAGAAGCACTGA
- a CDS encoding S41 family peptidase: MNQKITAFLLALGVLVGAGGMFVGLELTEDPAPKEAEAIPTFGNVFQSEEEQASEIEGFDKFKQALELISTKYVEDVDEEELLEGAIQGMLSTLEDPYSVYMDKETAAQFSQSLDSSFEGIGAEVGMQEGRVTIVSPFKGSPAEKAGLQPNDQIVSIDGENVEGLDLHETVLKIRGKKGTKVAIEVVRPNTREKLTFDVVRDEIPLETVFGSTKDYQGKKVGYIQITSFSENTAQDFKETLTKLEKDNIEGLVLDVRGNPGGYLQSVEEILKEFVTKDHPYIQIQERNGDKKRYFSKLSEKKDYPVSVLIDKGSASASEILAGALKEASGYEIVGVTSFGKGTVQQAVPMGDGSNIKLTLYKWLTPEGNWIHKKGVEPTIKVEQPALYQASPLQIEKALTFDMNNDQIKTAQLALKGLGFEPGREDGYFSKATENAVKAFQQTNELPISGKIDLQTADTLNQKVVELRGKEDNDVQLKMAIKSLFK, encoded by the coding sequence ATGAATCAGAAAATCACAGCATTTTTACTAGCACTTGGCGTACTCGTTGGCGCAGGTGGAATGTTTGTAGGATTAGAGCTTACGGAAGATCCAGCACCTAAGGAAGCTGAAGCGATCCCAACGTTTGGGAATGTGTTTCAATCTGAAGAAGAACAAGCATCTGAAATTGAAGGGTTTGATAAGTTTAAGCAAGCTCTTGAATTAATCTCAACAAAATATGTTGAGGATGTTGATGAAGAGGAGCTATTAGAAGGCGCAATTCAGGGTATGCTTTCAACGCTTGAAGATCCATACTCTGTATATATGGACAAAGAAACAGCAGCGCAGTTTTCACAATCACTTGATTCCTCCTTTGAAGGAATTGGCGCTGAGGTTGGCATGCAGGAAGGCAGAGTAACGATTGTTTCTCCATTTAAAGGCTCTCCTGCTGAAAAAGCAGGTCTTCAGCCAAATGACCAAATCGTGAGCATTGATGGAGAAAACGTTGAAGGCCTTGATTTACACGAAACTGTGTTAAAAATTCGCGGGAAAAAAGGAACAAAAGTTGCGATAGAGGTTGTTCGTCCGAACACAAGAGAAAAATTAACATTTGATGTTGTTCGTGATGAAATTCCTTTAGAAACAGTGTTCGGTTCAACAAAGGATTATCAAGGGAAAAAGGTTGGTTACATTCAAATTACTTCTTTCTCTGAAAATACTGCACAAGACTTTAAAGAAACATTAACAAAATTAGAGAAAGACAATATTGAAGGACTTGTGTTAGATGTTCGTGGAAATCCTGGCGGCTACTTACAAAGTGTTGAAGAAATTTTAAAAGAGTTTGTGACGAAGGATCACCCATATATCCAAATTCAAGAACGCAATGGAGATAAAAAGCGTTATTTCTCTAAGCTTTCTGAGAAAAAAGACTATCCTGTTTCTGTGTTAATTGATAAAGGAAGTGCTTCTGCTTCAGAGATTTTAGCAGGTGCATTAAAAGAAGCATCAGGATATGAAATTGTCGGTGTAACTTCGTTCGGTAAAGGAACGGTACAGCAGGCTGTTCCTATGGGAGATGGAAGCAATATCAAGTTAACTCTCTACAAATGGTTAACACCTGAAGGAAATTGGATTCACAAAAAAGGTGTGGAGCCAACAATTAAAGTTGAACAGCCGGCACTATATCAAGCGAGTCCTTTACAAATTGAAAAGGCGTTAACGTTTGATATGAACAATGACCAAATTAAAACTGCACAGCTTGCGTTAAAGGGTTTGGGCTTTGAACCTGGAAGAGAGGACGGCTACTTTAGTAAAGCAACAGAAAATGCCGTAAAAGCATTCCAGCAAACAAATGAGCTTCCAATCAGCGGGAAAATTGATTTGCAAACAGCAGACACTTTAAATCAAAAGGTAGTAGAGCTTCGAGGAAAAGAAGACAACGATGTTCAGTTGAAAATGGCGATAAAATCGTTGTTTAAATAA